From a region of the Salinispira pacifica genome:
- a CDS encoding response regulator transcription factor, with product MNVLVVDDSTIMQKKISRIFNEHPEVQKVTTAGNGTQAIECFRSGAPHIVTLDITMPEMDGLSCLRWMMAENPDCIIFIITALNDVETGLRALKLGARGYIKKPFKSSDLLGEIQRLVVPA from the coding sequence ATGAATGTGCTTGTGGTGGATGACTCAACCATCATGCAAAAAAAGATTTCTCGAATTTTCAACGAACACCCTGAAGTACAGAAGGTAACGACTGCGGGAAATGGCACACAGGCTATTGAATGCTTTCGAAGCGGAGCTCCCCATATCGTTACCCTTGATATTACCATGCCTGAAATGGATGGTCTGAGTTGTCTTCGATGGATGATGGCGGAAAACCCGGACTGCATAATTTTTATCATTACTGCACTGAACGATGTCGAAACCGGTCTGAGAGCTTTAAAACTAGGTGCCAGAGGATACATCAAGAAACCGTTTAAGAGCAGTGATCTTCTGGGAGAAATTCAACGCTTGGTGGTGCCGGCCTGA
- a CDS encoding chemotaxis protein CheX encodes MDVNEMKAFIRVITEYFEQVSGESAQMGVPYVRVSNEATLSYTAIIAVSGSKRGGIFFTSGLDMLRDLADEILGDQVGDDELGDLAGEVTNTISGNLRRTFGSEYIISVPVVMRNSMESIRHHLTHPVIMIPIEWRSNQALLAIGLE; translated from the coding sequence ATGGATGTAAATGAAATGAAAGCCTTTATTCGTGTAATAACAGAGTATTTTGAGCAGGTAAGTGGTGAAAGTGCGCAAATGGGAGTGCCCTATGTGAGGGTCTCCAATGAGGCAACACTCTCATATACTGCCATCATTGCGGTTTCAGGGTCAAAACGGGGCGGCATTTTTTTCACATCGGGCCTTGATATGCTCAGGGATCTGGCGGATGAAATTTTGGGGGATCAAGTGGGCGATGACGAGCTTGGAGATCTTGCCGGGGAGGTCACAAATACGATTTCCGGCAACCTGCGCAGAACTTTCGGGAGTGAATATATTATCTCAGTGCCGGTTGTGATGAGAAATTCCATGGAAAGTATCCGCCACCATCTAACACACCCGGTAATAATGATTCCTATTGAATGGCGAAGCAACCAGGCTCTTCTGGCAATTGGATTGGAATAG